One genomic window of Osmia bicornis bicornis chromosome 5, iOsmBic2.1, whole genome shotgun sequence includes the following:
- the LOC114871188 gene encoding mpv17-like protein 2: MNITRNINSVINRISTVKELLFSSKYLLYTNVAISISLSATGDVLEQHYEILKNEWDKWSSNRTKNMAISGMSIGIVCHYWYRYLDARLPGRKIDIVLKKVVIDQLVCSPLCISMFFLTLGILENSSWAELKAEIINKAYKLYVAEWIVWPPAQIFNFCFLPTRYRVLYDNTISLGYDVYTSHVKHDNLMYNSKNCIH; this comes from the exons atGAACATTACGAGAAACATTAATTCAGTCATTAACAGGATATCCACAGTCAAGGAACTACTATTTTCATCAAAATATTTGTTGTATACAAATGTAGCAATATCTATTTCGCTCTCTGCAACTGGAGATGTATTAGAACAgcattatgaaatattaaag AATGAATGGGATAAGTGGAGTTCCAATAGAACAAAAAATATGGCCATTTCTGGAATGTCCATTGGTATAGTATGTCATTATTGGTACAGATATTTAGATGCTAGATTACCAGGTCGTAAAATtgatattgttttaaaaaaggTTGTTATAGATCAATTAGTCTGTTCTCCACTTTGTATAAGTATGTTTTTTTTGACACTAGGCATTTTAGAAAATAGTAGTTGGGCTGAATTAAAagctgaaattattaataaagcATATAAATTATATGTAGCAGAATGGATTGTTTGGCCACCAgctcaaatttttaatttctgtttCTTACCTACAAGATATAGAGTTCTTTATGATAACACTATATCTCTTGGTTATGATGTTTATACTAGTCATGTGAAACATGATAATCTAATGTACAATTCAAAAAATTGCATACATTGA
- the LOC114871185 gene encoding LOW QUALITY PROTEIN: DNA replication factor Cdt1 (The sequence of the model RefSeq protein was modified relative to this genomic sequence to represent the inferred CDS: inserted 12 bases in 10 codons; deleted 1 base in 1 codon; substituted 6 bases at 6 genomic stop codons), translating to MSQPLVTSYFNTRKRPATDDLRNKAKVLLLDREDSKFVSNQSENQVNKDSSELSGSLTPIQEEQAMGTSPKVILASGKEPKGNRSVKSNSAVRNIQFDSPKTNAQKALKNNARTRVTRSRQLSGQEGQTDIRESFQKVTEDADAKKVLFEKKGALSPRKKCPETPKKNSSSIETTVTSVFNNQIPPNCTTPKKSSAMDKLAKQELSLNEIKNRINKSSRLMELKASIARFKNCEQKLEKLQKQNENKNLRYKMLRRVQLEIPVSPQKAYKSPSKXILSPMKNEELLMPVLKNEFYLSSKETTASVVHGSPTKAPAYQQYLSLVESGTQALPLPYKYRFLAEAFNCXFRFLAIFNRKDDITFKKLKPAVXELLRKNFTLEHXAQIKTIFPDAXAYNQXKYRTFGSTSKQDKYELGLXPVVEENNGRNTPDPDNVLTTASEASMGPQVLLNRRRKFYYIYSVFDIFEGRHEKFFTXLGTPMRIPKEKLXRWHPEFDVESCNPIEVADLPEPPXVEKMTTAKDVLGKRSSXPKSLFNCGTRMEKAYNXISRSKMTSKTLSSRKNNDDVVIKTENGVKDVDIPVVDTPPATPLYNVIILSSALKGIPKALLXKRCEIXLFLVRAKQLLKALEAMTLTPNAEKEXVMYSRLPELVKLLRNIFVAEKKGILPLEFVTTKVENSSKAKLTIAELEEHIRXLCKLLPTWTMYTSFSKSGNYLKLQKEIDLGKVIKD from the exons ATGTCTCAACCGTTAGTTACGTCGTATTTTAATACGCGTAAGCGACCAGCAACCGACGATTTACGAAACAAAGCAAAGGTTTTGCTTCTGGATCGGGAGGACTCAAAATTTGTGAGTAATCAAAGTGAAAATCAAGTAAATAAAGATAGTTCTGAATTATCCGGATCATTGACTCCGATTCAAGAAGAACAAGCAATGGGAACAAGTCCAAAAGTTATACTGGCATCAGGAAAGGAGCCAAAAGGTAATCGCTCTGTAAAGTCAAACTCAGCTGTTCGAAATATTCAGTTTGATTCTCCTAAAACAAATGCTCAAAAGGCACTTAAAAACAATGCTAGAACACGAGTCACCCGTTCACGACAATTATCTGGCCAAGAGGGACAAACAGATATTCGAGAAAGCTTTCAGAAGGTTACAGAAGATGCAGATGCAAAGAAGGtactttttgaaaaaaaaggtGCCCTAAGTCCAAGGAAGAAATGTCCTGAAACACCAAAGAAAAACTCTTCTTCTATTGAAACCACGGTCACCTCTGTTTTCAATAATCAAATACCACCTAATTGTACAACGCCCAAAAAAAGTTCAGCTATGGACAAATTGGCAAAGCAAGAGTTGTCtttaaatgaaatcaaaaaCAGGATCAATAAATCATCTAGACTTATGGAACTGAAAGCATCTATAGCACGTTTTAAGAACTGTGAACAGAAATTAGAGAAATTGCAAAAACAAAATGAGAATAAGAACCTCAGATACAAAATGTTGAGAAGAGTTCAACTTGAAATTCCAGTTAG tCCACAGAAGGCATATAAATCACCGAGCA ACATTTTAAGTCCAATGAAGAATGAAGAACTCTTAATGCCAGTCCTCAAAAACGAATTTTATTTGAGCTCTAAGGAAACGACTGCGAGCGTTGTACATGGTAGTCCAACCAAAGCACCAGCTTATCAACAATATTTATCGCTAGTCGAAAGCGGTACTCAAGCTTTGCCATTGCCATATAAATATCGCTTTTTAGCAGAAGC atttaattgtTAGTTTAGGTTTCTGGCGATATTCAATCGCAAAGATGACATAACATTCAAAAAGTTGAAACCTGCTG CAGAGTTACTTCgtaaaaattttacattagAACA TGCACAAATCAAAACTATTTTCCCAGATGCATAGGCTTATAATC GAAAATATCGTACATTTGGTTCTACGTCTAAACAAGATAAATACGAACTAGGTC TACCAGTtgttgaagaaaataatggaagaAATACTCCAGATCCAGATAATGTATTAACAACTGCATCTGAAGCTAGTATGGGACCACAAGTATTACTGAACAGAAGAAGGAAGTTTTACTATATTTACTCGGTATTtgatatttt TGAAGGACGACACGAGAAATTTTTTACTTAGCTTGGCACACCAATGCGCATaccgaaagaaaaat tGCGTTGGCATCCGGAATTTGATGTGGAAAGTTGTAATCCAATTGAAGTAGCTGATTTGCCGGAACCGC ATGTAGAAAAAATGACAACTGCAAAAGATGTTCTCGGTAAGAGATCATCAtaa CCAAAATCGCTATTTAATTGTGGTACTCGTATGGAGAAAGCTTACAA GATTAGCAGAAGCAAAATGACTTCAAAGACACTTTCTTCCAGAAAAAATAATGATGATGTTGTGATAAAGACTGAAAATGGTGTGAAAGATGTTGATATTCCTGTT GTAGACACACCGCCTGCTACACCACTGTACAACGTAATCATACTTAGTTCAGCATTGAAAGGTATACCAAAGGCTTTACTTTGAAAAAG gtgtgaaatttaattatttttagtcCGGGCTAAACAGCTGCTTAAAGCGCTTGAAGCAATGACGCTTACTCCGAATGCTGAAAAAG GCGTGATGTATTCAAGATTACCTGAATTGGTTAAACTGTTACGTAATATCTTTGTAGCCGAGAAAAAGGGAATTTTACCTTTAGAATTTGTAACTACGAAAGTGGAAAATTCTTCTAAAGCAAAATTAACTATCGCTGAATTGGAGGAGCATATAC TGCTGTGTAAGCTATTACCCACGTGGACTATGTATACATCATTTTCGAAAAGTGGGAATTATTTAAAGTTACAAAAGGAAATAGATCTCGGGAAAGTAATTAAAGACTAG